A genome region from Gossypium hirsutum isolate 1008001.06 chromosome A04, Gossypium_hirsutum_v2.1, whole genome shotgun sequence includes the following:
- the LOC121228290 gene encoding probable cation transporter HKT6, with amino-acid sequence MNHSSCFQKKMSNFRAPLGCSSSKLNRVCHILSVNPFWTRNFYLLIISLLGFWGLNVLKPRTNFSKLRNLDLFFTSVSATTLSSMSTIEMEILSNPQLIVVSILMFIGGEVFTSMVGLFIAQNTFNNDEHLLHHSIMFLSFIILGYLLVINLLGIAMVFLYISLVSNAHRTLKSKGLNLFTFSIFTTISSFTNCGFIPTNENMLVFNKNPGLFLVIIPFVILGNTLFPTCLRFSIWVLGKCVNKVRDYCDYLLKNTKEIGFHHLVSTRCSFCLVGTAFGFVVIQVVLFFVMEWNTKSLKGLNPYEKTIGVLFQSVNTRQAGETIVNLPAMSTVILIVITVIMYLPPYTSFPFVNDEEEQHQQQKRKRKIAKKLLSQLAYISIFVILICITERKSMKEDPLNFTPFNIVFEVISAYGNVGYTMGYNCKLRLKDGANCEDKWYGFVGRWSDAGKTILIVVMLFGRLKRYNMGWKFS; translated from the exons ATGAACCACTcttcttgttttcaaaaaaagaTGTCAAATTTTAGAGCTCCCTTAGGTTGTAGTTCATCAAAGCTCAATAGAGTATGCCACATCCTTAGTGTGAATCCATTTTGGACTCGTAATTTTTATCTTCTTATCATTTCTTTGCTGGGTTTCTGGGGTCTCAATGTTTTGAAACCGAGAACAAATTTTTCTAAACTTCGAAATCTTGATCTTTTTTTCACCTCCGTATCGGCAACCACATTATCGAGTATGTCCACCATTGAAATGGAGATTCTTTCAAATCCCCAACTCATTGTAGTGAGCATTTTGATGTTCATAGGTGGGGAGGTATTCACTTCCATGGTTGGACTTTTCATTGCTCAAAACACATTCAATAATGATGAACATTTGTTGCACCATTCGATCATGTTTTTAAGCTTTATCATTTTGGGTTATCTTTTAGTGATTAACCTATTAGGTATAGCCATGGTTTTTCTTTATATATCCCTTGTTTCAAATGCTCATAGGACACTAAAAAGCAAAGGACTAAACCTATTCACATTCTCAATTTTCACCACTATTTCAAGTTTCACCAATTGTGGTTTCATTCCTACAAATGAGAACATGTTGGTCTTCAACAAAAACCCAGGTCTCTTCCTTGTAATAATCCCTTTTGTTATTCTAGGTAACACATTATTCCCTACGTGTTTGAGATTTTCAATATGGGTTTTAGGGAAATGTGTGAATAAAGTGAGGGATTATTGTGATTATTTGTTGAAAAACACAAAGGAAATTGGGTTCCATCACTTGGTTTCGACACGGTGCTCGTTTTGTTTGGTCGGCACAGCTTTTGGGTTTGTGGTGATTCAGGTTGTGTTGTTTTTTGTCATGGAATGGAACACGAAATCGTTGAAGGGGTTGAATCCTTACGAGAAAACAATTGGGGTGTTGTTTCAAAGTGTGAATACGAGACAAGCCGGTGAAACAATCGTTAACCTGCCGGCGATGTCCACCGTCATACTGATTGTTATCACCGTCATCAT GTATCTTCCTCCTTATACATCCTTCCCATTTGTAAATGATGAGGAAGAGCAACATCAAcaacaaaagagaaaaagaaaaattgcaaagaaattatTATCACAACTTGCTTATATTTCCATTTTTGTAATTCTTATTTGCATAACAGAGAGGAAAAGTATGAAAGAAGATCCCCTTAATTTCACTCCCTTCAATATTGTGTTTGAGGTGATCAG TGCATATGGTAATGTGGGATACACAATGGGTTATAATTGCAAGCTAAGATTAAAAGATGGGGCTAATTGTGAG